The genomic DNA ATTGCAGGGCAGGTCCTATTTTCCAAAATATGGCACTGGGTACCTATATCGGGCTATGAGAGTGGATGGGATGGCATAAAGTTCATTCTCTTGCCTGTGATGATAGGGGTGTTTTCGGGTATAGGGTCAGGTGTACGTTGGTACAGGAGTATCTTTTTAGAGCAGATCAACCAGGATTATGTGCGAACCGCAAGGGCCAAAGGACTCTCTGAAATCAAAGTATTGTTCGGGCATGTGCTTCGTAACGGTATGCTTCCTATTTTGACAGGGGTGGTGGTGATCATTCCTTCACTCTTTATGGGAAGTCTTATTATGGAATCCTTTTTTGGTATTCCCGGACTTGGTTCATACACGATCGATGCGATCAATTCGCAAGATTTTGCTATCGTTAAAGCGATGGTCTTTTTAGGTTCGGTCCTTTATATCCTGGGATTGATCTTGACAGACATCTCCTATACACTTTTTGATCCGCGGGTGAAGCTCTCATGAAATTGGTATTACTTTGGACAGACATCTTGGTATGGTCATTGATGATAGTACTTTTTCTGGGGTCATGGGTGATCTCGCGTTCTCCTCAAATTAAAGCACAGTGGCATGCGATCTTTAGATCTAGTATCGCGATGGCCTCTTCAACGGTACTTTTGTTCTATCTATTGTTTACGTTGCTTGACTCTGTACATTTGCGTTTGTCACTGCCTCTTGAAGGACAAAAAAATCAGGAGGTCGTGTATGGTTCTGAGATGGTCTCCCTTCTGGATCTACTCTTTGAACATAACATTCAAAACACAGAGCGTACCTACTCTGCACCTTTTGCAACGGAAGAGTATGCAAGTTCCATCATGGTAGATGAAAATGGTATGACCAAACAGGTGCACCTGCCGTTAAAGCATGTTTCCACAAAAGATAACGTTGTACAAGAGTCTTTGTTCGCATTGGGTGTGGGGTTGATAGTGAGTCTGTCACTGGTCGTGTTGCATCTCTGGTGGAGAGAGCGATCAAGATTTATGCTTGCATGGAAAGAGATGTGGCAAGGAGAGAGTGATTTGCCGTGGCGTACGGCTTATGTGACATTCATCGTATTGGTGATGGCATTTACCTGGCTTTATATGCTTAGCTACTCTTATCATGTATTGGGTACAGATAAAGTAGGCAACGATGTGCTTTATCAAAGTTTCAAAAGCATTCGTACCGGCGTTCTCATAGGGATACTTACCACACTTATCATGTTACCTGTAGCGGTGATCCTAGGTGTAAGTGCAGGGTTGTTTGGCGGCTGGGTAGATGATGTGATCCAGTATCTTTATACTACACTCTCTTCGATCCCGGGTGTACTGCTGATCGCAGCGGGGGTACTCTCTATGCAGGTGATGATGGAGAATCATCCCACATGGTTTGAAACTACTCTTGAACGTTCTGATCTACGTTTGCTCTTTCTTATTTTGATCCTTGGAATTACTTCATGGACAGGTTTATGTAGACTGCTTAGGGCTGAGACACTTAAAATCTCTCAAATGGAGTTTGTCACCGCAGCCAAAGCATTTGGCGTGAGCAAGCTTACGATTATCCGTCGTCATATAGTGCCTAATCTCATGCATATTATTCTTATCTCTGTGGTGTTGGACTTCTCTGGCCTGGTACTGGCTGAAGCGGTACTGTCATATGTGGGTGTAGGGGTCGATCCAACGATGCACTCATGGGGAAACATGATCAATCAGGCGCGACTGGAGATGGCAAGAGAACCCATGGTATGGTGGTCACTCTTTTCGGCATTTGTATTCATGTTTATTTTGGTTTTGGCCGCCAATCTATTTTCTGACCGTATTCAAACGGTACTGGACCCTAGGAATAAAGTATGAGCAGTATCTTAACCATTAAAGATCTGTCGTTGAGTGTGGGGAGTGACATCTTGTTGGATCGTATCAGTTTTGAGATTCAACATGGAGAGATCTTTGCTTTAGTGGGCGAGTCCGGATCCGGTAAGTCTTTAACCTCATTGGCTATCATGCGACTGCTGCCTGAGGTCATAGCTGTGCGTTCAGGAGAGATCTATTTAAAAGATAGTGCATTGTTTACCCTGCCAGAAGCACAGATGCAAAAAGTACGAGGTAAATCAATAGCGATGATCTTTCAGGAACCTATGTCCGCCTTGAACCCGGTTATGACAGTAGGTTCGCAAGTTGCAGAAGTACTCAAGGTGCATTTGGGGCTCAAAAAAGAGCAGATCAAAGAGAAGGTACTCTCCCTATTTAGGGAAGTGGCATTGAAAGATCCTGAAGAACGTTACCACTGGTATCCGCATCAACTCTCTGGTGGACAAAAACAAAGAGTGATGATAGCCATAGCACTGGCCTGTGAACCTGACCTGCTTATTGCTGATGAGCCTACAACAGCATTGGATGTTACGATACAGGCACAAGTACTCGGGTTACTCAAAAAGATATGTAAGCAAAGAGATCTCTCTATTTTGTTCATCACGCATGATATGGCCGTCGTCTCAGAAATGGCTGATAGGGTTGCAGTTATGAAAAAAGGAGAGATAGTCGAGCAAGCAGCGTGTAAAGATTTTTTTACGTATCCACAACATGCTTATACGCAGCGCTTGTTGGCAGATGCCAGGACTACAAAAGCCTACACCAAAGTAGAAAAAGGTTATGAACCCTTAATTGAGGTAGAAGGGCTAAAAGTACATTTTCCCATCAAAAAAGGTTTTTTCCAAAGAACAACAGGGGTTGTCAAGGCAGTAGATGATGTCACATTTTCTATTGCAAAGGGAAGGACCCTGGCACTGGTGGGAGAATCCGGAAGCGGTAAAAGTACCATTGGTAAAGCAATACTCTCACTACTGGATGAGACAGAGGGAGAAGTGCGTTTTGAGAACCAAAATCTGGTTGGGTTGGATAAAAAAGCTTTAAGTTCATACAGACGTAAGATACAAGTGGTGTTTCAAGATCCTTTTTCTGCACTGAACCCCCGGATGACCATAGCCAATATCATCAGAGAAGGTATGATAAGTTTGGATGTGGGACCAAAAAGTAGAAGAGAACAAGATAAGTATATTGCGGCACTTCTTTTAAAAGTGGATTTGGAAGCTGCCCACATGCATCGTTATCCGCATGAGTTTTCAGGAGGACAACGTCAACGCATAGGTATCGCAAGAGCATTGGCAGTAGAACCTGAACTGATCATTTGTGATGAACCTACTTCAGCACTGGATGTCACTGTACGGACACAGGTCCTGGATTTACTGAGCCGATTGCAAAAAGAATCAGGGGTCTCGTATCTGTTTATCACACATGATCTCTCTATTATCCCTATGATAGCCGATGAGGTTGCTGTGATGAAAGAGGGTAAAATAGTCGAACAAGGGTTAGTGAAAGATGTGATGGAAGATCCTCAGCATCCTTACACACAAAAATTACTTGCTTCAGCACCAAAATTAATGCATAAAGAAAGAGAAGATGATAATACTATTTGATTTAGACGGAACACTGATTGATTCAACAGAAGCGATACTAGAGAGTTTTGATGTTGCATTTAAAACATTTGGTACAGCAGTACCGGATGAGGAACGTATTAAAGCAGAGATAGGACATCCTTTGGATGTGATGTTTGCAACATTGGGCGTTGAAGCATCTTATGTGGATGCACATGTGCAGGCCTATAAGAGGCACTATAGAAAGATCTCATGTGCGAAGACCGTATTGCTTCCTGAAGCAAGAGAAGCGGTGGAACTAGCAAGTCAACATGCCAGGCTTGGGGTTGTGACGACCAAAACGGCCAAATACTCCATAGAGCTTTTGGAACATATGGGGTTGATGACCTATTTTGATGTATTGGTAGGCAGAGAGGATGTGGTAAATCCCAAACCGCATCCCGAACCTATCTTTAAAGCGTTGTCCAAATTGCAGAGTGAAAGAAATATCTATTGGATGATAGGTGACACACCGATGGATATATTGGCAGCCAATGCGGCAAAGATCAATAGTGTGGCAGTCACATGCGGATATGCAGATGAAACCTTACTACTGGAGCATACGGATAATGTCTCTAAGAGTGCACTTGAGGCTGTGAAGTTCATTACTCAATTATAATACAAATTAAAACGCTATAATCAAAAAAATAGTTTGAAGGAAATTTTATGCCA from Sulfurovum xiamenensis includes the following:
- a CDS encoding ABC transporter permease, with product MLAYIIRRILYAIPILIGVNLITFMLFFMVNSPDDMARVQLGAKQVTPELIQSWKEQRGYDKPLFVNTKAEGLSQISDTLFVQESLKLFSFDFGFSDSNRDIGSDIKERMMPSLSIALPTFVIALITNISLALLLVLFRGSILDTSMMIIAVMIMSVSGLFYIIAGQVLFSKIWHWVPISGYESGWDGIKFILLPVMIGVFSGIGSGVRWYRSIFLEQINQDYVRTARAKGLSEIKVLFGHVLRNGMLPILTGVVVIIPSLFMGSLIMESFFGIPGLGSYTIDAINSQDFAIVKAMVFLGSVLYILGLILTDISYTLFDPRVKLS
- a CDS encoding ABC transporter permease, which translates into the protein MKLVLLWTDILVWSLMIVLFLGSWVISRSPQIKAQWHAIFRSSIAMASSTVLLFYLLFTLLDSVHLRLSLPLEGQKNQEVVYGSEMVSLLDLLFEHNIQNTERTYSAPFATEEYASSIMVDENGMTKQVHLPLKHVSTKDNVVQESLFALGVGLIVSLSLVVLHLWWRERSRFMLAWKEMWQGESDLPWRTAYVTFIVLVMAFTWLYMLSYSYHVLGTDKVGNDVLYQSFKSIRTGVLIGILTTLIMLPVAVILGVSAGLFGGWVDDVIQYLYTTLSSIPGVLLIAAGVLSMQVMMENHPTWFETTLERSDLRLLFLILILGITSWTGLCRLLRAETLKISQMEFVTAAKAFGVSKLTIIRRHIVPNLMHIILISVVLDFSGLVLAEAVLSYVGVGVDPTMHSWGNMINQARLEMAREPMVWWSLFSAFVFMFILVLAANLFSDRIQTVLDPRNKV
- a CDS encoding ABC transporter ATP-binding protein; translation: MSSILTIKDLSLSVGSDILLDRISFEIQHGEIFALVGESGSGKSLTSLAIMRLLPEVIAVRSGEIYLKDSALFTLPEAQMQKVRGKSIAMIFQEPMSALNPVMTVGSQVAEVLKVHLGLKKEQIKEKVLSLFREVALKDPEERYHWYPHQLSGGQKQRVMIAIALACEPDLLIADEPTTALDVTIQAQVLGLLKKICKQRDLSILFITHDMAVVSEMADRVAVMKKGEIVEQAACKDFFTYPQHAYTQRLLADARTTKAYTKVEKGYEPLIEVEGLKVHFPIKKGFFQRTTGVVKAVDDVTFSIAKGRTLALVGESGSGKSTIGKAILSLLDETEGEVRFENQNLVGLDKKALSSYRRKIQVVFQDPFSALNPRMTIANIIREGMISLDVGPKSRREQDKYIAALLLKVDLEAAHMHRYPHEFSGGQRQRIGIARALAVEPELIICDEPTSALDVTVRTQVLDLLSRLQKESGVSYLFITHDLSIIPMIADEVAVMKEGKIVEQGLVKDVMEDPQHPYTQKLLASAPKLMHKEREDDNTI
- a CDS encoding HAD family hydrolase, which codes for MIILFDLDGTLIDSTEAILESFDVAFKTFGTAVPDEERIKAEIGHPLDVMFATLGVEASYVDAHVQAYKRHYRKISCAKTVLLPEAREAVELASQHARLGVVTTKTAKYSIELLEHMGLMTYFDVLVGREDVVNPKPHPEPIFKALSKLQSERNIYWMIGDTPMDILAANAAKINSVAVTCGYADETLLLEHTDNVSKSALEAVKFITQL